The sequence CGACAACATCGACCAGCGGCTGGTGGAGTGGCTAATTGACGAGTTCAAGAAAGATGAAGGTCTCGACCTGCGCGGCAAGGGCAACGAGATGGCGCTGCAGCGTCTGCGTGATGCAGCCGAGCGGGCCAAGATCGAGCTTTCGACCACGATGGAGACGGAAATCAATCTGCCGTTCATTACGGCGGACGCTTCCGGTCCGAAGCACCTGGTGAAGAAGCTGACGCGGGCGAAGCTCGAGTCGATGATCGAAGACTTGATTCAGAAGTCTGTCGGGCCTTGCAAGCAGTGCATGAAAGATGCGGGCGTCGATGCCAGCAAGATCAATGAAGTGGTGCTGGTTGGCGGCCAGACGCGTATGCCGCGCATTCAGGCGCTGGTGAAGGAATTGTTCGGTCGCGAGCCTCATAAGGGCGTGAATCCTGATGAAGTCGTGGCCATCGGGGCGGGGATTCAGGGTGGCGTGCTCGGCGGCGAAGTGAAAGACCTGCTGCTGCTGGATGTGACTCCGCTGACGCTGGCGATTGAAACATTGGGAGGCGTGGCAACGCCGATGATCCCGCGCAACACGACGATTCCGACCAAGAAGACGGAAACGTTTTCTACGGCGGCTGACAGTCAGACGTCGGTTGAAGTTCACGTGTTGCAGGGAGAGCGTCCGATGGCGGGGCAAAACCGGACTTTGGGCAAGTTTCATTTAACCGGACTGCCACCGGCTCCGCGTGGGATCCCGCAGATCGAAGTGACGTTTGATATCGATGCCAACGGCATCCTGAATGTCACTGCGAAAGACAATGCGACCGGTAAAGACCAGAAGATCACGATCACGTCGTCTTCCGGCTTGTCGAAAGAAGAAGTCGAGCGCATGGCCAAGGAAGCGGACGCGCATTCGGCGGAAGACAAGGCGCAGCGCGAAGCGATCGAGGCCAAGAATCAGCTCGACACACTCGTTTACAACATCGAAAAGATGTTGAAGGAGCATGGCGACAAGATCGATGGGTCGGAACGCGGCGAAGTCGAAAACGCTCTGGCCGACGCGAAGA is a genomic window of Acidobacteriota bacterium containing:
- the dnaK gene encoding molecular chaperone DnaK, encoding MGKIIGIDLGTTNSCVAVMEGGEPKVIANEEGGRTTPSVVGFTKTGERLVGQVAKRQAITNPENTIFSIKRFMGRRFDEVNEEMKMVPYKVERDGDNVAIDAQGKKYSPPEVSAMILQKLKKAAEDYLGEKVTEAVITVPAYFNDAQRQATKDAGKIAGLDVKRIINEPTAAALAYGLDKGKDETIAVYDFGGGTFDISVLEVGEGVIEVKATNGDTHLGGDNIDQRLVEWLIDEFKKDEGLDLRGKGNEMALQRLRDAAERAKIELSTTMETEINLPFITADASGPKHLVKKLTRAKLESMIEDLIQKSVGPCKQCMKDAGVDASKINEVVLVGGQTRMPRIQALVKELFGREPHKGVNPDEVVAIGAGIQGGVLGGEVKDLLLLDVTPLTLAIETLGGVATPMIPRNTTIPTKKTETFSTAADSQTSVEVHVLQGERPMAGQNRTLGKFHLTGLPPAPRGIPQIEVTFDIDANGILNVTAKDNATGKDQKITITSSSGLSKEEVERMAKEADAHSAEDKAQREAIEAKNQLDTLVYNIEKMLKEHGDKIDGSERGEVENALADAKKAIESGDKSQMDSAREKLTAASHKLAEQMYKATQASAAPGAGPSAGAGPAPGGDGQASSQKKDEGVIDAEYVDVEDKK